One window of the Bradyrhizobium sp. NP1 genome contains the following:
- a CDS encoding MFS transporter, with translation MAQPNSSETPQIKSRIGAILRATSGNFLEQFDFFLFGFYAPLIAKAFFPSDNETAALLNTFGVFWLGALMRPVGAIVLGAYIDRIGRRQGLIVTLGIMAVGTVVIAFCPTYAAIGVAAPVIVLIGRLLQGFSAGVELGGVSVYLAEISTPGNRGFYTSFQSSSQQVAIFVAAIIGFLLSEAVSGDTVLTALGGGIAKWRIPFFIGCLIIPFIFLLRRTLEETPEFLKMKKHPTASEVFASALANWRIVILGMMIAILTTTTFYFVTVYTPTFGKNVLKLSTADALLVTLLVAVTNFIWNPVGGALSDRIGRKPVLLTIAGLSFVTAYPALHWLVADPSFGKLLAVEMMFSFYFGVYSGTMLGALVEIVPAHVRTTCFSLAFALAAALFGTFTPFASTLLIDKTGDKASPGYWLMCGAALAIIAALTVYRGGRTIETREAVTA, from the coding sequence ATGGCTCAGCCGAACAGTTCCGAAACACCGCAGATCAAGTCGCGCATCGGCGCCATCCTGCGCGCGACCAGCGGCAATTTCCTCGAACAGTTCGACTTCTTCCTGTTCGGCTTCTACGCTCCCCTGATCGCCAAGGCGTTCTTTCCGTCCGACAATGAGACCGCGGCGCTGCTCAATACCTTCGGCGTGTTCTGGCTCGGCGCCTTGATGCGTCCGGTCGGCGCCATCGTGCTCGGCGCCTATATCGACCGCATCGGCCGCCGCCAGGGCCTGATCGTGACGCTCGGCATCATGGCAGTCGGCACGGTAGTGATCGCCTTCTGCCCGACTTACGCGGCGATCGGCGTCGCCGCGCCCGTCATCGTGCTGATCGGCCGGCTCTTGCAGGGCTTCTCCGCCGGTGTCGAGCTCGGCGGCGTATCGGTCTATCTCGCCGAGATTTCCACGCCCGGCAATCGCGGATTCTACACCTCGTTCCAGTCCTCCAGCCAGCAGGTGGCGATCTTCGTCGCCGCCATCATTGGCTTTCTCCTGAGCGAAGCCGTGAGCGGCGATACCGTGCTGACCGCACTTGGCGGCGGCATCGCCAAGTGGCGCATTCCCTTCTTCATCGGCTGCCTGATCATTCCCTTCATCTTCCTGCTGCGGCGGACGCTGGAAGAAACGCCGGAATTCCTCAAGATGAAGAAGCATCCGACCGCAAGCGAGGTGTTCGCCTCCGCGCTCGCGAACTGGCGCATCGTCATCCTCGGCATGATGATCGCGATCCTGACCACCACCACCTTCTATTTCGTCACCGTCTATACGCCGACCTTCGGCAAGAACGTGCTGAAGCTCTCCACCGCCGATGCGCTGCTGGTTACGCTGCTGGTGGCAGTCACGAACTTCATCTGGAATCCGGTCGGCGGCGCGCTCTCCGACCGCATCGGCCGCAAGCCCGTGCTACTGACGATCGCCGGACTGTCCTTTGTGACCGCCTACCCGGCGCTGCACTGGCTGGTGGCTGATCCGAGCTTCGGCAAGCTGCTCGCGGTCGAGATGATGTTCTCGTTCTATTTCGGCGTCTACAGCGGCACCATGCTCGGCGCGCTCGTCGAGATCGTGCCGGCGCATGTCCGCACCACCTGCTTCTCGCTCGCCTTTGCGCTGGCCGCAGCCCTGTTCGGCACCTTCACGCCGTTCGCCTCGACCTTGCTGATCGACAAGACCGGCGACAAGGCCTCGCCCGGCTACTGGCTGATGTGCGGCGCCGCGCTCGCCATCATCGCGGCGCTGACCGTCTATCGCGGCGGCCGGACCATCGAGACACGCGAAGCGGTCACTGCCTGA
- the mbfA gene encoding iron exporter MbfA encodes MKNFSDLTEREVLAVAISSEEEDSRIYMSFAEDLAERYPDTAKVFEEMAEEERGHRHRLLELYQERFGPHLPPIRREDVKGFLRRRPIWLTKNLSLDTIRKEVETMELQAERFYAKAAEKAEDVGVRRLLGDLAEEEKGHERLAVKLTGEILKPDVRAEEDRTRRRMFVLQYVQPGLAGLMDGSVSTLAPLFAAAFATHHNWQTFVVGLAASIGAGISMGFAEALSDDGSLTGRGSPWLRGLTCGLMTTLGGLGHTLPYLVPDSWANAFWIATAIAGVVVFFELWAIAYIRARYMDTPFLQAVFQIVLGGVIVLGVGILIGAA; translated from the coding sequence GTGAAGAATTTCTCCGACCTGACCGAACGCGAAGTGCTGGCGGTTGCGATCTCCTCGGAAGAGGAAGACAGCCGCATCTATATGAGCTTCGCTGAGGACCTTGCGGAACGCTACCCCGATACCGCGAAAGTGTTCGAGGAGATGGCCGAGGAGGAGCGCGGGCACCGGCATCGGCTGCTCGAACTCTATCAGGAGCGCTTCGGGCCGCATCTGCCGCCGATCCGGCGTGAAGACGTCAAAGGCTTCCTGCGCCGGCGCCCGATCTGGCTGACGAAGAACCTGTCGCTCGACACCATCCGGAAAGAAGTCGAGACGATGGAGCTGCAGGCCGAGCGCTTCTACGCCAAAGCGGCCGAGAAGGCGGAGGACGTCGGCGTCCGCCGGCTGCTCGGCGACCTCGCCGAGGAGGAGAAGGGCCACGAGCGGCTCGCGGTGAAACTCACCGGCGAGATCCTCAAGCCCGACGTCCGCGCCGAGGAGGACCGCACGCGGCGGCGGATGTTCGTGCTGCAATATGTCCAGCCGGGCCTCGCCGGCCTGATGGACGGCTCGGTGTCGACACTCGCGCCGCTGTTTGCGGCGGCATTCGCGACCCATCACAACTGGCAGACCTTCGTCGTCGGCCTTGCCGCCTCGATCGGCGCCGGCATCAGCATGGGCTTTGCCGAAGCCTTATCCGACGACGGTTCGCTCACCGGCCGCGGCTCGCCCTGGCTGCGCGGGCTGACCTGCGGCCTGATGACCACGCTTGGCGGCCTTGGCCACACCCTGCCCTATCTGGTGCCGGATTCCTGGGCCAACGCGTTCTGGATCGCGACCGCAATTGCAGGCGTCGTCGTGTTCTTCGAGCTGTGGGCGATCGCCTACATCCGCGCGCGCTACATGGATACGCCGTTCCTGCAGGCGGTATTCCAGATCGTGCTCGGCGGCGTCATCGTGCTCGGGGTCGGCATCCTGATCGGCGCGGCATAA
- a CDS encoding acyl-CoA dehydrogenase family protein: MQPLKADRSAAMATPSGLLAPDTSGMNFYRADPALTDLLRIHLSEAIFNHIEPHLDRLGGLAGGFLDECARLADHHPPVLHQRDRFGRDVQGIEYHPAYRELEKAAFGEFGIHAMSIRKGILGWPDKYPVVAKHAFTFLFNQTEFGLGCPINVTDGCAKLLSNFGSEALKAKYLDGLTQTDMAKLTQGGQFMTEKEGGSDVGTLTTKAVKEGDHWRLYGEKWFCSNADAKVVMLLARPEGAEGGTRGVGLFLMPRFLDEGAQNHYRIVRLKDKLGTRSMASGEIKLEGAIAYAVGRLDRGFVQMAEMVNSSRLSNGVKSTALMRRACHDAMTVATNRVVFGRRIIDLPLGRRQLLKIMLPTEQGLSLSFLTADALDRAEAGSQDAAALLRILTPTLKFRATRDARKVCGDALEMRGGIGYIEEFATARLLRDAHLGSIWEGTGNIVALDALKRAVGRHGAESALAADLHARLDDSADVPVAWRDRLRGLTDRAVEFARAVAGRADNEAEARRATSLLYHVASAVAFSWEANRIHARRGDARRLLLSRLAVDHRLGSGDPFRLAENSTQGAIEDLLLGARAAGMAEVGELVCAA; encoded by the coding sequence ATGCAGCCGCTCAAAGCTGATCGCAGCGCCGCTATGGCCACGCCATCCGGACTGCTCGCGCCGGACACGTCGGGAATGAATTTCTACCGCGCCGATCCGGCGCTGACGGATCTGCTGCGCATTCACCTCTCCGAGGCAATATTCAACCATATCGAGCCGCATCTCGATCGCCTCGGCGGACTCGCCGGCGGTTTTCTCGACGAATGCGCGCGGCTCGCCGACCACCATCCGCCGGTTCTGCATCAGCGCGACCGCTTCGGCCGCGACGTGCAAGGAATCGAATATCATCCCGCCTACCGCGAGCTGGAGAAGGCCGCCTTCGGCGAGTTCGGCATCCATGCGATGTCGATCCGCAAGGGCATACTGGGCTGGCCGGACAAATATCCTGTGGTGGCAAAACACGCCTTCACCTTCCTGTTCAACCAGACCGAATTCGGCCTCGGCTGCCCGATCAACGTCACCGATGGCTGCGCCAAGCTGCTTTCGAATTTCGGCAGCGAGGCGCTGAAGGCGAAATATCTCGACGGCCTGACCCAGACCGACATGGCGAAGCTGACCCAGGGCGGCCAGTTCATGACCGAGAAGGAGGGCGGTTCCGACGTCGGCACGCTCACCACGAAAGCGGTGAAGGAAGGCGACCACTGGCGGCTTTACGGCGAGAAGTGGTTCTGCTCCAACGCCGATGCCAAGGTCGTGATGCTGCTGGCGCGGCCGGAGGGCGCCGAAGGCGGCACGCGCGGCGTCGGCTTGTTCCTGATGCCGCGTTTCCTCGACGAGGGCGCGCAGAACCACTACCGGATCGTGCGCCTCAAGGACAAGCTCGGCACGCGCTCGATGGCATCAGGCGAGATCAAGCTCGAAGGTGCGATTGCCTATGCGGTCGGCCGGCTCGACCGCGGCTTCGTGCAGATGGCCGAGATGGTGAATTCCTCGCGCCTCTCCAACGGCGTGAAGTCGACCGCGCTGATGCGGCGCGCCTGTCACGACGCGATGACGGTCGCGACAAACCGCGTCGTGTTCGGTCGCCGCATCATCGACCTGCCGCTCGGCCGCCGCCAGCTCCTGAAGATCATGTTGCCGACCGAGCAGGGCCTGTCGCTGAGTTTTCTCACGGCCGACGCGCTCGACCGCGCCGAAGCCGGCAGTCAGGACGCCGCCGCGCTGCTGCGCATCCTGACGCCGACGCTGAAATTCCGCGCCACGCGCGATGCACGCAAGGTTTGCGGCGATGCGCTCGAGATGCGCGGCGGCATCGGCTATATCGAGGAATTCGCCACCGCGCGGCTGTTGCGCGACGCCCATCTCGGCTCGATCTGGGAAGGCACCGGCAACATCGTCGCGCTCGATGCGTTGAAGCGCGCGGTCGGCCGCCATGGCGCGGAAAGCGCGCTCGCCGCCGATCTGCATGCGCGGCTCGACGACAGTGCGGATGTGCCCGTCGCCTGGCGCGACCGGCTGCGCGGGCTCACCGACCGCGCGGTGGAGTTTGCCCGCGCGGTCGCGGGCCGCGCCGACAATGAGGCCGAGGCGCGCCGCGCCACCAGCCTGCTCTATCATGTCGCAAGCGCGGTGGCGTTTTCGTGGGAAGCCAACCGCATCCATGCCAGGCGTGGCGACGCGCGCCGGCTGTTGTTGTCGCGGCTCGCCGTCGATCATCGGCTCGGGTCCGGCGATCCGTTCCGGCTTGCGGAAAATAGCACGCAAGGAGCGATCGAGGATCTCCTGCTTGGCGCGCGCGCGGCCGGCATGGCCGAGGTTGGCGAACTGGTCTGTGCGGCGTAA
- a CDS encoding transcriptional regulator GcvA, whose amino-acid sequence MPTNTRLPSLNGLRAFEAAARHLSFTLAASELNVTQTAISHQIRRLEEELGLRLFIRKNRALELTQEARDYLPGVRAAFNDLRLATERLLRKDDGHVLTVSTLASLAAKWLLPRLSAFQESHPGIDVRITTSPSLVDFRRDDVDAAIRYGRGQWPGVRAEWLMADELFPVCSPALVDGAKPLRSPEDLRDHVLLHTSNTNSDDWRLWLTAAGLPADISKQPGVTFDLMFMTVQAAIDGIGVAVGRTSYVQDDIAKGRLVAPFRIALPADAGFYLVSPEARADPPKLAAFRQWLAGLARTKP is encoded by the coding sequence ATGCCGACGAATACCAGATTACCGTCCTTGAACGGATTGCGGGCTTTCGAGGCCGCCGCGCGGCATTTGAGCTTCACGCTCGCCGCATCCGAGCTGAACGTGACGCAGACCGCGATCAGCCATCAGATCCGGCGGCTCGAGGAGGAGCTCGGCCTGCGGCTGTTCATCCGGAAGAACCGCGCGCTGGAGCTGACGCAGGAGGCGCGGGACTACCTGCCGGGCGTCCGCGCCGCCTTCAACGACCTGCGGCTCGCGACCGAGCGGCTGTTGCGCAAGGACGACGGCCACGTGCTGACCGTCTCGACGCTGGCCTCGCTCGCCGCGAAATGGCTGCTGCCGCGGCTGTCCGCATTCCAGGAAAGCCATCCCGGCATCGACGTCCGCATCACAACCTCCCCCAGCCTGGTCGATTTCCGCCGCGACGACGTCGACGCCGCGATCCGCTACGGCCGCGGGCAATGGCCCGGCGTGCGCGCGGAGTGGCTGATGGCGGACGAGCTGTTTCCGGTTTGCAGCCCGGCGCTGGTCGATGGAGCCAAGCCGCTGCGCTCGCCGGAAGACCTGCGCGACCATGTGCTGCTGCACACCAGCAACACCAACAGCGACGACTGGCGGCTGTGGCTGACCGCGGCCGGCCTGCCGGCCGACATCTCCAAGCAGCCTGGCGTCACCTTCGATTTGATGTTCATGACCGTCCAGGCCGCGATCGACGGCATCGGCGTCGCGGTGGGCCGCACCTCCTATGTCCAGGACGATATCGCCAAGGGCCGGCTCGTGGCTCCGTTCAGGATCGCGCTGCCGGCCGATGCCGGATTCTATCTGGTTTCCCCCGAGGCGCGGGCCGACCCGCCGAAGCTTGCAGCGTTTCGGCAATGGCTCGCGGGCCTCGCCCGCACCAAACCGTAA
- a CDS encoding enoyl-CoA hydratase-related protein, whose protein sequence is MANEQPAAGGEITLDTGTDELLCAIRDRVAIITLNRPQARNSLSDRLSPALRTMIRTCGENAQVGALLITGAGTAFCSGGDVKGMGAYRDRKKAEMSFDEKVADLQERQRLLTGALVAVRKPTIAALPGAAAGAGLAIAMACDIRIAAASAFVSTGYARVALSGDYGIAWLLTRLVGTARARELMFTAEKVDAARCERIGLFNRVVPDDKLQDEAFALAKSFAEGPALALRYMKDNLDEALSFDFATARDQEAERLVRLTATSDHREAVQAFVEKRKPVFTGK, encoded by the coding sequence ATGGCAAACGAGCAGCCGGCCGCGGGCGGCGAAATCACCCTCGACACCGGCACCGACGAATTGCTGTGCGCGATCCGCGACCGCGTCGCGATCATCACGCTGAACCGGCCGCAGGCGCGCAATTCCCTGTCGGACCGGCTTTCGCCGGCGCTGCGGACCATGATCCGGACCTGCGGCGAGAATGCGCAAGTCGGCGCGCTGCTCATCACCGGCGCCGGCACCGCGTTCTGCTCCGGCGGCGACGTCAAGGGCATGGGCGCCTATCGCGACAGGAAGAAGGCCGAGATGTCATTCGACGAGAAGGTCGCCGACCTGCAGGAACGCCAGCGCCTCCTCACCGGCGCGCTGGTCGCCGTGCGCAAGCCGACGATCGCGGCGCTGCCGGGCGCTGCCGCCGGCGCCGGGCTTGCCATCGCCATGGCCTGCGATATCCGCATCGCGGCGGCTTCCGCCTTCGTCTCCACCGGCTATGCGCGGGTGGCCCTGAGCGGCGACTACGGCATCGCCTGGCTGCTGACGCGGCTGGTCGGCACCGCGCGCGCCCGCGAGCTGATGTTCACCGCCGAGAAGGTCGACGCGGCGCGCTGCGAGCGGATCGGCCTGTTCAACCGTGTGGTGCCGGACGACAAATTGCAGGACGAGGCTTTTGCGCTGGCGAAATCATTCGCCGAAGGCCCGGCGCTGGCGCTGCGCTACATGAAGGACAATCTCGACGAGGCGCTGTCGTTCGACTTCGCCACCGCGCGCGACCAGGAGGCCGAGCGGCTGGTGCGGCTGACCGCGACATCAGACCACCGCGAGGCGGTGCAGGCCTTTGTCGAGAAGCGCAAGCCGGTGTTTACGGGGAAATGA
- a CDS encoding amidase has protein sequence MAKSQWSFATAVELSAALKARKASAVELAQDAIARIERHDGKINAICVRDFDRALEAARAADAALARGENKPLLGIPLTVKESYNVAGLHTTWGFVPQKDFIAKEDALAIVRVKEAGGVILGKTNVPVGLGDWQSYNDIYGTTNNPFDLGRTPGGSSGGSSAALAAGYGPLSLGSDIGGSLRVPAFHCGVYAHKPTFALVPSRGHTPPPLPPLPFDRDLAVTGPMARCAADLSPLLDVMAAPDPLEAGKAYSLALPPPRHAALKDFRILLIDSDPLLPTDKDIRAGIENLATTLVQAGAYVARQSPLLPDFAASSRLYMRLLMSLLSASFPPEIYAGAQASAAQLAADDMSLRAERLRGIALSHRDWVAASGGRTRLRAQWRELFKSFDAVICPIMPTPAYPHDHSQDQEQRRIMIDGEAHSYPDQLAWPGIATLPGLPATAIPLGLSRGGLPIGVQIVGPWLEDRTPLKLAELIEREVGGFIAPPMFDD, from the coding sequence TTGGCCAAGTCACAATGGAGTTTTGCAACCGCGGTCGAATTGTCGGCGGCCCTGAAGGCGAGAAAAGCCTCCGCCGTCGAGCTGGCGCAGGACGCGATCGCCCGCATCGAGCGCCATGACGGCAAGATCAATGCGATCTGCGTGCGTGATTTCGACCGTGCGCTGGAGGCGGCGCGCGCTGCGGACGCCGCGCTGGCACGCGGCGAGAACAAGCCGCTGCTCGGCATCCCCCTGACCGTGAAGGAATCCTACAACGTCGCGGGGCTGCACACGACCTGGGGCTTCGTGCCGCAAAAGGATTTCATCGCGAAGGAGGACGCGCTCGCGATCGTCAGGGTCAAGGAGGCCGGCGGCGTGATCCTCGGCAAGACCAACGTGCCGGTCGGGCTTGGCGACTGGCAGAGCTACAACGACATCTACGGCACCACCAACAACCCGTTCGATCTCGGCCGCACGCCGGGCGGCTCGTCCGGCGGATCGTCGGCCGCGCTTGCCGCAGGTTATGGCCCGCTGTCGCTCGGCTCCGATATCGGCGGCTCGTTGCGCGTGCCGGCGTTTCATTGCGGCGTCTATGCGCACAAGCCGACGTTCGCCCTGGTGCCGAGCCGCGGCCACACGCCGCCGCCGCTGCCGCCGTTGCCGTTCGATCGCGATCTCGCAGTGACCGGGCCGATGGCGCGCTGCGCCGCCGACCTTTCGCCTCTGCTTGACGTGATGGCGGCGCCGGACCCGCTCGAGGCCGGCAAGGCCTATTCGCTGGCCCTGCCGCCGCCGCGGCATGCCGCGCTGAAGGACTTCCGCATCCTGCTCATCGACAGCGATCCTCTCCTGCCGACCGACAAGGACATCCGTGCCGGCATCGAGAACCTGGCAACCACCCTCGTCCAGGCCGGCGCGTATGTGGCGCGGCAGAGCCCGCTGTTGCCGGATTTCGCGGCCTCATCGCGGCTCTATATGCGGCTTCTGATGTCGCTGCTGAGCGCGAGCTTCCCGCCGGAAATCTACGCCGGCGCACAGGCTTCCGCCGCGCAGCTTGCAGCCGACGACATGAGCCTGCGCGCGGAACGTCTCCGCGGCATCGCGCTCAGCCATCGTGACTGGGTGGCTGCGAGCGGCGGCCGCACACGGCTGCGCGCGCAATGGCGCGAGCTTTTCAAGAGCTTCGACGCCGTGATCTGTCCCATCATGCCGACGCCAGCCTATCCGCACGATCATTCGCAGGACCAGGAGCAGCGCCGCATCATGATCGACGGCGAGGCCCATTCCTATCCTGACCAGCTAGCGTGGCCCGGCATCGCGACGCTGCCCGGCCTGCCAGCGACCGCAATCCCGCTCGGGCTATCGCGCGGGGGACTGCCGATCGGCGTGCAGATCGTCGGCCCATGGCTCGAGGACCGCACGCCGCTCAAGCTTGCCGAACTGATCGAGCGCGAAGTCGGCGGCTTCATTGCGCCGCCGATGTTCGATGACTAA
- a CDS encoding nuclear transport factor 2 family protein, which produces MDKDISELTQLNTDYVNSVQNSDVRRFDEILAQDFYCTNPDKTLVDRAAFLKQTAIPVKIRNLKAEDVKIRVLGDFAIIHASTSYTMPDGERASGRYTDCWARQNGKWLAVSAHVAR; this is translated from the coding sequence ATGGACAAGGACATCAGCGAGCTGACGCAGCTCAACACCGACTACGTCAACTCGGTGCAGAATTCGGACGTCAGGCGCTTCGACGAAATCCTTGCGCAGGACTTTTATTGCACCAATCCCGACAAGACGCTGGTCGACCGCGCCGCCTTCCTGAAGCAGACCGCGATCCCGGTGAAGATCCGGAATCTGAAGGCCGAAGACGTCAAGATCCGCGTGCTCGGCGACTTCGCGATCATTCACGCCTCCACCAGCTACACGATGCCTGACGGCGAGCGGGCCTCCGGCCGCTACACCGACTGCTGGGCGAGGCAGAACGGAAAGTGGCTCGCGGTGTCAGCGCACGTGGCGCGGTGA
- a CDS encoding DUF1127 domain-containing protein, translating to MSTCSHQTMTNHHDSGFLSQVNETLHVWRDRFRQRRELSHWTDRDLHDVGLSWSDVAREAEKPFWRA from the coding sequence ATGTCTACTTGCAGCCATCAGACGATGACAAATCATCATGATTCGGGCTTTCTCAGCCAGGTGAATGAAACCCTGCATGTCTGGCGGGACCGCTTCCGTCAGCGCCGCGAGCTTTCGCACTGGACCGATCGCGACCTCCACGACGTCGGCTTGTCCTGGAGCGACGTCGCGCGTGAGGCCGAGAAACCTTTCTGGCGGGCGTAA
- a CDS encoding SDR family NAD(P)-dependent oxidoreductase — MEKPKYKNALIVGAGEGLSASLTRLLAREGIRVALAARKIEKLGALCGETSARAFACNAADADEVERLFGLVEREIGTPDLVVYNASGRARGPFVELVPADVANTIAVSAYGGFLVAQQAAKRMLPNRHGAILFTGASASVKGYAQSAPFAMGKFALRGLAQSMARELSPQGIHVAHFVIDGGIRSANRPDPADRPDSMLDPDAIALSYWNVLQQPRSAWSWELELRPWVEKF; from the coding sequence ATGGAAAAGCCCAAATATAAGAACGCCCTGATCGTCGGCGCCGGCGAGGGCCTCAGCGCCTCGCTGACGCGGCTGCTCGCCCGCGAGGGCATCCGCGTCGCGCTCGCCGCGCGCAAGATCGAGAAACTCGGCGCGCTCTGCGGCGAGACCAGCGCCCGCGCCTTTGCCTGCAACGCCGCCGATGCCGACGAGGTCGAGCGGCTGTTCGGCCTGGTCGAGCGCGAGATCGGAACCCCCGACCTCGTGGTCTACAATGCGAGCGGCCGCGCGCGCGGCCCGTTTGTCGAGCTGGTTCCGGCCGACGTCGCGAACACGATCGCGGTCAGCGCCTATGGCGGCTTTTTGGTGGCGCAGCAGGCGGCAAAGCGGATGCTGCCCAACAGGCACGGCGCGATCCTGTTCACGGGCGCCTCGGCCAGCGTGAAGGGCTATGCGCAGTCGGCTCCCTTCGCGATGGGCAAGTTCGCGCTGCGCGGCCTGGCGCAGAGCATGGCGCGGGAGCTATCACCGCAGGGCATCCATGTCGCGCATTTCGTCATTGACGGCGGCATTCGCAGCGCCAACCGGCCCGACCCGGCGGATCGGCCGGATTCGATGCTCGATCCGGACGCAATCGCGCTCAGTTACTGGAACGTGCTGCAGCAGCCGCGGAGCGCCTGGAGCTGGGAGCTCGAGCTTCGGCCCTGGGTCGAGAAGTTCTAG
- a CDS encoding GNAT family N-acetyltransferase, producing MTTLRFDDLKQHSDVVRARDGQPVTVRFVEPRDAEELQNYFRSLSAGSRYNRFLGAISELPKSLLDHFIHVGEEDRFSVVATVAIDGFEVIVGEARYAFHPENGSFEFGLSLDDRWQGHGIGAALLKNLECRAAAFGACSLFGDTLRSNSAMIGLAKKTGYTFVHNPDDWKLVRFEKSIAVAPADIPCASWRLAAASRALELAAH from the coding sequence ATGACCACCCTGCGGTTCGATGATCTCAAGCAGCATTCCGACGTTGTGCGGGCGCGCGACGGCCAGCCTGTCACCGTGCGCTTCGTCGAGCCGCGCGACGCCGAGGAGCTGCAGAACTATTTCCGCTCGTTGTCGGCGGGCTCGCGCTACAACCGGTTCCTTGGCGCCATCAGCGAGCTGCCGAAGTCGCTGCTCGACCATTTCATCCATGTCGGCGAGGAGGACCGCTTCAGCGTGGTCGCCACCGTCGCCATCGACGGATTCGAGGTGATCGTCGGCGAAGCCCGCTACGCCTTCCACCCCGAGAACGGCAGCTTCGAGTTCGGTCTCTCGCTCGACGACCGCTGGCAGGGCCACGGCATTGGCGCTGCATTGCTGAAGAATCTGGAATGCCGTGCCGCCGCTTTTGGCGCCTGCAGCCTGTTCGGCGATACGCTGCGCTCCAACAGCGCGATGATCGGACTTGCGAAGAAGACGGGCTACACCTTCGTGCACAACCCGGACGACTGGAAGCTCGTCCGCTTCGAGAAATCCATCGCGGTTGCGCCGGCGGACATTCCCTGCGCGAGCTGGCGGCTTGCCGCCGCTTCGCGTGCGTTGGAACTGGCCGCGCACTGA
- a CDS encoding Zn-dependent alcohol dehydrogenase has product MKAAVLHEVNKPLVIEDVSLPNPGPREVLIRTAVAGLCHSDLHFMEGLYPHPLPAVLGHESAGVVEKVGSDVNYVKPGDHVVTCLSVFCGTCDNCTTGRTVLCTDTTVKMLPGQSNRLSWGRPEKLHQFLNLSSFAEQMLVHENAIVKIRKDMPLDLAALIGCGVITGYGAVVNTAKVTAGETVAVIGCGGVGMAAINGAQIAGAGRVIAIDTNPAKLQLATKLGATDIVDPKNGDVVQQVRELTGGGVHHSFEVLGRKETAEQAFAMLAPGGTATIVGMIPFGQKIELHGFDFLRERKIQGSSMGSNHFRVDMPRLVDFYLRGRLHLEDWISAKLKLPEINEGFASMKAGKTLRSVIMFDA; this is encoded by the coding sequence ATGAAGGCCGCCGTCCTGCATGAAGTCAACAAGCCCCTGGTGATCGAGGATGTCAGCCTGCCCAATCCCGGTCCACGCGAAGTCTTGATCCGCACCGCGGTCGCTGGTCTCTGTCATTCGGATCTGCACTTCATGGAAGGACTTTATCCGCATCCTCTGCCGGCGGTGCTCGGCCATGAGTCCGCCGGCGTGGTCGAGAAGGTCGGCTCCGACGTCAACTACGTGAAGCCGGGCGACCATGTCGTCACCTGTCTCTCGGTGTTCTGCGGCACCTGCGACAACTGCACCACCGGGCGCACGGTGCTGTGCACGGACACGACGGTGAAGATGCTGCCGGGCCAGTCCAACCGCCTGTCGTGGGGCCGGCCGGAAAAGCTGCACCAGTTCCTCAATCTGTCGTCCTTCGCCGAGCAGATGCTGGTGCACGAGAACGCGATCGTGAAAATCCGGAAGGACATGCCGCTCGACCTCGCCGCGCTGATCGGCTGCGGCGTCATCACCGGCTATGGCGCGGTGGTCAACACGGCCAAGGTGACGGCGGGCGAGACCGTCGCCGTGATCGGCTGCGGCGGCGTCGGCATGGCGGCGATTAACGGCGCGCAGATCGCGGGCGCTGGCCGCGTCATCGCGATCGACACCAATCCCGCAAAGCTTCAGCTTGCGACCAAGTTAGGGGCCACCGATATCGTCGACCCCAAAAACGGCGACGTGGTGCAGCAGGTGCGCGAACTCACGGGCGGCGGCGTGCACCATTCCTTCGAGGTGCTGGGGCGCAAGGAGACCGCGGAGCAGGCCTTTGCGATGCTGGCGCCCGGCGGCACCGCCACCATCGTCGGCATGATCCCGTTCGGCCAGAAGATCGAGCTGCACGGCTTCGACTTCCTGCGCGAGCGCAAGATCCAGGGCTCGTCGATGGGCTCCAACCATTTCCGCGTCGACATGCCCCGCCTGGTCGATTTCTACCTGCGCGGCAGGCTGCATCTCGAGGACTGGATCTCGGCCAAGCTGAAGCTGCCCGAGATCAACGAGGGCTTTGCCAGCATGAAGGCGGGCAAGACGCTGCGCAGCGTCATCATGTTTGACGCGTAG